In Columba livia isolate bColLiv1 breed racing homer chromosome 20, bColLiv1.pat.W.v2, whole genome shotgun sequence, a genomic segment contains:
- the FLOT2 gene encoding flotillin-2 isoform X6, which produces MTILCRCENIETSEGVPLYVTGVAQVKIMTEKELLAVACEQFLGKNVQDVKNVILQTLEGHLRSILGTLTVEQIYQDRDQFAKLVREVAAPDVGRMGIEILSFTIKDVYDKVDYLSSLGKTQTAAVRRDADIGVAEAERDAGIREAECKKEMLDVKFMADTKIADSKRAFELQKAAFTEEVNIKTAEAQLAYELQSAREQQKIRQEEIEIEVVERKKQIEIEEKEVIRKEKELIATVKRPAEAEAYRIQQIAEGEKVQKVLLAQAEAEKIRKIGEAEAFVIEAIGMAEAEGMKLKAEALQQYGEAAKLALVLDALPEIAAKVAAPLSRVDEILILSGESNSAVSEANRLLAEIPASVRAITGVDLTKIPLIQKLTGTQE; this is translated from the exons ATGACCATCCTCTGTCGCTGTGAGAATATTGAGACGTCGGAGGGGGTCCCACTGTACGTAACAGGGGTTGCACAG GTGAAGATAATGACGGAGAAGGAGCTCCTGGCTGTGGCCTGCGAGCAGTTCTTGGGGAAGAACGTGCAGGATGTGAAGAATGTGATCCTTCAGACGCTGGAGGGCCATCTGCGCTCCATCCTAG GCACCCTGACGGTGGAGCAGATCTACCAGGACAGGGATCAGTTTGCCAAGCTGGTGCGGGAGGTGGCTGCTCCTGATGTGGGTCGCATGGGTATCGAGATCCTGAGCTTCACCATCAAG GATGTCTATGATAAAGTGGATTACCTGAGCTCCCTGGGGAAGACGCAGACCGCGGCTGTCCGGAGGGACGCAGACATCGGCGTGGCGGAAGCCGAGCGAGACGCTGGCATTCGG GAGGCAGAatgcaagaaggaaatgctggATGTCAAATTCATGGCAGATACCAAAATAGCAGATTCCAAACGGGCTTTTGAATTGCAGAAAGCTGCCTTCACTGAGGAGGTCAACATTAAG ACAGCAGAGGCCCAGCTGGCCTACGAGCTCCAGAGCGCCCGGGAGCAGCAGAAGATCCGCCAGGAAGAAATTGAAATCGAGGTGGTGGAGCGCAAGAAGCAGATTGAAATCGAAGAGAAAGAGGTCATCCGAAAGGAGAAGGAGCTGATCGCCACTGTGAAGCGGCCGGCCGAGGCTGAAGCCTACCGTATCCAGCAGATCGCCGAGGGCGAGAA GGTGCAGAAAGTCCTCCTTGCTCAGGCGGAGGCAGAAAAGATCCGCAAGATTGGAGAAGCGGAGGCTTTTGTGATCGAGGCCATAGGGATGGCAGAGGCCGAGGGGATGAAGCTGAAGGCCGAAGCGCTCCAGCAGTACGGAGAAGCTGCCAAGCTGGCTCTGGTGCTGGACGCACTGCCTGAG ATCGCTGCCAAAGTGGCTGCTCCCCTCTCCAGAGTGGACGAGATCCTTATTCTCAGCGGAGAGAGCAACAGCGCGGTGTCCGAGGCGAACCGTCTGCTGGCCGAGATCCCCGCGTCCGTGCGGGCCATCACCGGCGTGGATCTCACAAAG ATTCCCCTGATTCAGAAACTCACCGGGACCCAGGAGTGA
- the FLOT2 gene encoding flotillin-2 isoform X4 has protein sequence MGNCHTVGPNEALVVSGGCCGSDVKQYVYGGWAWAWWCITDTQRVSLEVMTILCRCENIETSEGVPLYVTGVAQVKIMTEKELLAVACEQFLGKNVQDVKNVILQTLEGHLRSILGTLTVEQIYQDRDQFAKLVREVAAPDVGRMGIEILSFTIKDVYDKVDYLSSLGKTQTAAVRRDADIGVAEAERDAGIREAECKKEMLDVKFMADTKIADSKRAFELQKAAFTEEVNIKTAEAQLAYELQSAREQQKIRQEEIEIEVVERKKQIEIEEKEVIRKEKELIATVKRPAEAEAYRIQQIAEGEKVQKVLLAQAEAEKIRKIGEAEAFVIEAIGMAEAEGMKLKAEALQQYGEAAKLALVLDALPEIAAKVAAPLSRVDEILILSGESNSAVSEANRLLAEIPASVRAITGVDLTKIPLIQKLTGTQE, from the exons ATGGGCAACTGCCACACGGTGGGGCCCAACGAGGCGCTGGTGGTGTCAG GTGGCTGCTGCGGCTCCGATGTAAAGCAGTACGTATATGGAGGCTGGGCCTGGGCTTGGTGGTGCATCACTGACACCCAAAG AGTGTCTTTGGAGGTTATGACCATCCTCTGTCGCTGTGAGAATATTGAGACGTCGGAGGGGGTCCCACTGTACGTAACAGGGGTTGCACAG GTGAAGATAATGACGGAGAAGGAGCTCCTGGCTGTGGCCTGCGAGCAGTTCTTGGGGAAGAACGTGCAGGATGTGAAGAATGTGATCCTTCAGACGCTGGAGGGCCATCTGCGCTCCATCCTAG GCACCCTGACGGTGGAGCAGATCTACCAGGACAGGGATCAGTTTGCCAAGCTGGTGCGGGAGGTGGCTGCTCCTGATGTGGGTCGCATGGGTATCGAGATCCTGAGCTTCACCATCAAG GATGTCTATGATAAAGTGGATTACCTGAGCTCCCTGGGGAAGACGCAGACCGCGGCTGTCCGGAGGGACGCAGACATCGGCGTGGCGGAAGCCGAGCGAGACGCTGGCATTCGG GAGGCAGAatgcaagaaggaaatgctggATGTCAAATTCATGGCAGATACCAAAATAGCAGATTCCAAACGGGCTTTTGAATTGCAGAAAGCTGCCTTCACTGAGGAGGTCAACATTAAG ACAGCAGAGGCCCAGCTGGCCTACGAGCTCCAGAGCGCCCGGGAGCAGCAGAAGATCCGCCAGGAAGAAATTGAAATCGAGGTGGTGGAGCGCAAGAAGCAGATTGAAATCGAAGAGAAAGAGGTCATCCGAAAGGAGAAGGAGCTGATCGCCACTGTGAAGCGGCCGGCCGAGGCTGAAGCCTACCGTATCCAGCAGATCGCCGAGGGCGAGAA GGTGCAGAAAGTCCTCCTTGCTCAGGCGGAGGCAGAAAAGATCCGCAAGATTGGAGAAGCGGAGGCTTTTGTGATCGAGGCCATAGGGATGGCAGAGGCCGAGGGGATGAAGCTGAAGGCCGAAGCGCTCCAGCAGTACGGAGAAGCTGCCAAGCTGGCTCTGGTGCTGGACGCACTGCCTGAG ATCGCTGCCAAAGTGGCTGCTCCCCTCTCCAGAGTGGACGAGATCCTTATTCTCAGCGGAGAGAGCAACAGCGCGGTGTCCGAGGCGAACCGTCTGCTGGCCGAGATCCCCGCGTCCGTGCGGGCCATCACCGGCGTGGATCTCACAAAG ATTCCCCTGATTCAGAAACTCACCGGGACCCAGGAGTGA
- the FLOT2 gene encoding flotillin-2 isoform X1, producing the protein MGWALLAVGLLLCVYTLLRHGLRRVPPPRAPPALRGRTAIVTGGSGGIGAATALELARGGARVVLAARSALRGEAAARRIRTETGNAEVRFMQLDLASLRSVRAFASAFLRQEPHLHLLINNAGVSAGGTTEDGFSLCFQVNHLGHFLLTQLLLPRLQDSAPSRVVIVASQAHCAGRLRPDTLGRPPPGLLSTFQDYCDSKLANVLHARELATRLQGTRVTCYAVHPGGCCGSDVKQYVYGGWAWAWWCITDTQRISLEIMTLQPRCEDVETAEGVALTVTGVAQVKIMTEKELLAVACEQFLGKNVQDVKNVILQTLEGHLRSILGTLTVEQIYQDRDQFAKLVREVAAPDVGRMGIEILSFTIKDVYDKVDYLSSLGKTQTAAVRRDADIGVAEAERDAGIREAECKKEMLDVKFMADTKIADSKRAFELQKAAFTEEVNIKTAEAQLAYELQSAREQQKIRQEEIEIEVVERKKQIEIEEKEVIRKEKELIATVKRPAEAEAYRIQQIAEGEKVQKVLLAQAEAEKIRKIGEAEAFVIEAIGMAEAEGMKLKAEALQQYGEAAKLALVLDALPEIAAKVAAPLSRVDEILILSGESNSAVSEANRLLAEIPASVRAITGVDLTKIPLIQKLTGTQE; encoded by the exons ATGGGGTGGGCGCTGCTGGCGGTCGGGCTGCTGCTGTGCGTTTATACGCTGCTCCGCCACGGGCTGCGCCGcgtcccgccgccccgcgccccccccgcGCTGCGCGGCCGCACCGCCATCGTCACCG GGGGAAGCGGCGGCATCGGCGCGGCCACGGCGCTGGAGCTGGCCCGCGGGGGCGCCCGCGTGGTGCTGGCGGCCCGGAGCGCCCTGCGCGGGGAGGCGGCCGCCCGCCGCATCCGCACG GAGACGGGGAACGCGGAGGTGCGGTTCATGCAGCTGGACCTGGCCAGCCTGCGCTCCGTACGAGCCTTCGCCAGCGCCTTCCTGCGCCAGGAGCCCCACCTGCACCTGCTCATCAACAACGCGG GGGTGAGCGCCGGAGGCACGACTGAGGATGGGTTCAGCCTGTGCTTCCAGGTGAACCACCTGGGCCATTTCCTGCTGacgcagctgctgctgccgcggctgCAGGACAGCGCGCCCAGCCGCGTGGTCATCGTCGCCTCCCAGGCCCACTGCGCCGGCCGCCTGCGCCCCGACACGCTGGGCCGCCCGCCCCCCGGGCTGCTGTCGACCTTCCAGGACTACTGCGACAGCAAACTGGCCAACGTGCTGCACGCCCGCGAGCTGGCCACGCGCCTGCAGGGCACCCGCGTGACGTGCTACGCCGTGCACCCAG GTGGCTGCTGCGGCTCCGATGTAAAGCAGTACGTATATGGAGGCTGGGCCTGGGCTTGGTGGTGCATCACTGACACCCAAAG GATTTCCCTAGAGATAATGACGTTACAGCCCAGGTGTGAGGACGTAGAGACGGCGGAGGGGGTAGCTTTAACTGTCACAGGTGTGGCACAG GTGAAGATAATGACGGAGAAGGAGCTCCTGGCTGTGGCCTGCGAGCAGTTCTTGGGGAAGAACGTGCAGGATGTGAAGAATGTGATCCTTCAGACGCTGGAGGGCCATCTGCGCTCCATCCTAG GCACCCTGACGGTGGAGCAGATCTACCAGGACAGGGATCAGTTTGCCAAGCTGGTGCGGGAGGTGGCTGCTCCTGATGTGGGTCGCATGGGTATCGAGATCCTGAGCTTCACCATCAAG GATGTCTATGATAAAGTGGATTACCTGAGCTCCCTGGGGAAGACGCAGACCGCGGCTGTCCGGAGGGACGCAGACATCGGCGTGGCGGAAGCCGAGCGAGACGCTGGCATTCGG GAGGCAGAatgcaagaaggaaatgctggATGTCAAATTCATGGCAGATACCAAAATAGCAGATTCCAAACGGGCTTTTGAATTGCAGAAAGCTGCCTTCACTGAGGAGGTCAACATTAAG ACAGCAGAGGCCCAGCTGGCCTACGAGCTCCAGAGCGCCCGGGAGCAGCAGAAGATCCGCCAGGAAGAAATTGAAATCGAGGTGGTGGAGCGCAAGAAGCAGATTGAAATCGAAGAGAAAGAGGTCATCCGAAAGGAGAAGGAGCTGATCGCCACTGTGAAGCGGCCGGCCGAGGCTGAAGCCTACCGTATCCAGCAGATCGCCGAGGGCGAGAA GGTGCAGAAAGTCCTCCTTGCTCAGGCGGAGGCAGAAAAGATCCGCAAGATTGGAGAAGCGGAGGCTTTTGTGATCGAGGCCATAGGGATGGCAGAGGCCGAGGGGATGAAGCTGAAGGCCGAAGCGCTCCAGCAGTACGGAGAAGCTGCCAAGCTGGCTCTGGTGCTGGACGCACTGCCTGAG ATCGCTGCCAAAGTGGCTGCTCCCCTCTCCAGAGTGGACGAGATCCTTATTCTCAGCGGAGAGAGCAACAGCGCGGTGTCCGAGGCGAACCGTCTGCTGGCCGAGATCCCCGCGTCCGTGCGGGCCATCACCGGCGTGGATCTCACAAAG ATTCCCCTGATTCAGAAACTCACCGGGACCCAGGAGTGA
- the FLOT2 gene encoding flotillin-2 isoform X2: MGWALLAVGLLLCVYTLLRHGLRRVPPPRAPPALRGRTAIVTGGSGGIGAATALELARGGARVVLAARSALRGEAAARRIRTETGNAEVRFMQLDLASLRSVRAFASAFLRQEPHLHLLINNAGVSAGGTTEDGFSLCFQVNHLGHFLLTQLLLPRLQDSAPSRVVIVASQAHCAGRLRPDTLGRPPPGLLSTFQDYCDSKLANVLHARELATRLQGTRVTCYAVHPGGCCGSDVKQYVYGGWAWAWWCITDTQRVSLEVMTILCRCENIETSEGVPLYVTGVAQVKIMTEKELLAVACEQFLGKNVQDVKNVILQTLEGHLRSILGTLTVEQIYQDRDQFAKLVREVAAPDVGRMGIEILSFTIKDVYDKVDYLSSLGKTQTAAVRRDADIGVAEAERDAGIREAECKKEMLDVKFMADTKIADSKRAFELQKAAFTEEVNIKTAEAQLAYELQSAREQQKIRQEEIEIEVVERKKQIEIEEKEVIRKEKELIATVKRPAEAEAYRIQQIAEGEKVQKVLLAQAEAEKIRKIGEAEAFVIEAIGMAEAEGMKLKAEALQQYGEAAKLALVLDALPEIAAKVAAPLSRVDEILILSGESNSAVSEANRLLAEIPASVRAITGVDLTKIPLIQKLTGTQE; encoded by the exons ATGGGGTGGGCGCTGCTGGCGGTCGGGCTGCTGCTGTGCGTTTATACGCTGCTCCGCCACGGGCTGCGCCGcgtcccgccgccccgcgccccccccgcGCTGCGCGGCCGCACCGCCATCGTCACCG GGGGAAGCGGCGGCATCGGCGCGGCCACGGCGCTGGAGCTGGCCCGCGGGGGCGCCCGCGTGGTGCTGGCGGCCCGGAGCGCCCTGCGCGGGGAGGCGGCCGCCCGCCGCATCCGCACG GAGACGGGGAACGCGGAGGTGCGGTTCATGCAGCTGGACCTGGCCAGCCTGCGCTCCGTACGAGCCTTCGCCAGCGCCTTCCTGCGCCAGGAGCCCCACCTGCACCTGCTCATCAACAACGCGG GGGTGAGCGCCGGAGGCACGACTGAGGATGGGTTCAGCCTGTGCTTCCAGGTGAACCACCTGGGCCATTTCCTGCTGacgcagctgctgctgccgcggctgCAGGACAGCGCGCCCAGCCGCGTGGTCATCGTCGCCTCCCAGGCCCACTGCGCCGGCCGCCTGCGCCCCGACACGCTGGGCCGCCCGCCCCCCGGGCTGCTGTCGACCTTCCAGGACTACTGCGACAGCAAACTGGCCAACGTGCTGCACGCCCGCGAGCTGGCCACGCGCCTGCAGGGCACCCGCGTGACGTGCTACGCCGTGCACCCAG GTGGCTGCTGCGGCTCCGATGTAAAGCAGTACGTATATGGAGGCTGGGCCTGGGCTTGGTGGTGCATCACTGACACCCAAAG AGTGTCTTTGGAGGTTATGACCATCCTCTGTCGCTGTGAGAATATTGAGACGTCGGAGGGGGTCCCACTGTACGTAACAGGGGTTGCACAG GTGAAGATAATGACGGAGAAGGAGCTCCTGGCTGTGGCCTGCGAGCAGTTCTTGGGGAAGAACGTGCAGGATGTGAAGAATGTGATCCTTCAGACGCTGGAGGGCCATCTGCGCTCCATCCTAG GCACCCTGACGGTGGAGCAGATCTACCAGGACAGGGATCAGTTTGCCAAGCTGGTGCGGGAGGTGGCTGCTCCTGATGTGGGTCGCATGGGTATCGAGATCCTGAGCTTCACCATCAAG GATGTCTATGATAAAGTGGATTACCTGAGCTCCCTGGGGAAGACGCAGACCGCGGCTGTCCGGAGGGACGCAGACATCGGCGTGGCGGAAGCCGAGCGAGACGCTGGCATTCGG GAGGCAGAatgcaagaaggaaatgctggATGTCAAATTCATGGCAGATACCAAAATAGCAGATTCCAAACGGGCTTTTGAATTGCAGAAAGCTGCCTTCACTGAGGAGGTCAACATTAAG ACAGCAGAGGCCCAGCTGGCCTACGAGCTCCAGAGCGCCCGGGAGCAGCAGAAGATCCGCCAGGAAGAAATTGAAATCGAGGTGGTGGAGCGCAAGAAGCAGATTGAAATCGAAGAGAAAGAGGTCATCCGAAAGGAGAAGGAGCTGATCGCCACTGTGAAGCGGCCGGCCGAGGCTGAAGCCTACCGTATCCAGCAGATCGCCGAGGGCGAGAA GGTGCAGAAAGTCCTCCTTGCTCAGGCGGAGGCAGAAAAGATCCGCAAGATTGGAGAAGCGGAGGCTTTTGTGATCGAGGCCATAGGGATGGCAGAGGCCGAGGGGATGAAGCTGAAGGCCGAAGCGCTCCAGCAGTACGGAGAAGCTGCCAAGCTGGCTCTGGTGCTGGACGCACTGCCTGAG ATCGCTGCCAAAGTGGCTGCTCCCCTCTCCAGAGTGGACGAGATCCTTATTCTCAGCGGAGAGAGCAACAGCGCGGTGTCCGAGGCGAACCGTCTGCTGGCCGAGATCCCCGCGTCCGTGCGGGCCATCACCGGCGTGGATCTCACAAAG ATTCCCCTGATTCAGAAACTCACCGGGACCCAGGAGTGA
- the FLOT2 gene encoding flotillin-2 isoform X3: protein MGNCHTVGPNEALVVSGGCCGSDVKQYVYGGWAWAWWCITDTQRISLEIMTLQPRCEDVETAEGVALTVTGVAQVKIMTEKELLAVACEQFLGKNVQDVKNVILQTLEGHLRSILGTLTVEQIYQDRDQFAKLVREVAAPDVGRMGIEILSFTIKDVYDKVDYLSSLGKTQTAAVRRDADIGVAEAERDAGIREAECKKEMLDVKFMADTKIADSKRAFELQKAAFTEEVNIKTAEAQLAYELQSAREQQKIRQEEIEIEVVERKKQIEIEEKEVIRKEKELIATVKRPAEAEAYRIQQIAEGEKVQKVLLAQAEAEKIRKIGEAEAFVIEAIGMAEAEGMKLKAEALQQYGEAAKLALVLDALPEIAAKVAAPLSRVDEILILSGESNSAVSEANRLLAEIPASVRAITGVDLTKIPLIQKLTGTQE from the exons ATGGGCAACTGCCACACGGTGGGGCCCAACGAGGCGCTGGTGGTGTCAG GTGGCTGCTGCGGCTCCGATGTAAAGCAGTACGTATATGGAGGCTGGGCCTGGGCTTGGTGGTGCATCACTGACACCCAAAG GATTTCCCTAGAGATAATGACGTTACAGCCCAGGTGTGAGGACGTAGAGACGGCGGAGGGGGTAGCTTTAACTGTCACAGGTGTGGCACAG GTGAAGATAATGACGGAGAAGGAGCTCCTGGCTGTGGCCTGCGAGCAGTTCTTGGGGAAGAACGTGCAGGATGTGAAGAATGTGATCCTTCAGACGCTGGAGGGCCATCTGCGCTCCATCCTAG GCACCCTGACGGTGGAGCAGATCTACCAGGACAGGGATCAGTTTGCCAAGCTGGTGCGGGAGGTGGCTGCTCCTGATGTGGGTCGCATGGGTATCGAGATCCTGAGCTTCACCATCAAG GATGTCTATGATAAAGTGGATTACCTGAGCTCCCTGGGGAAGACGCAGACCGCGGCTGTCCGGAGGGACGCAGACATCGGCGTGGCGGAAGCCGAGCGAGACGCTGGCATTCGG GAGGCAGAatgcaagaaggaaatgctggATGTCAAATTCATGGCAGATACCAAAATAGCAGATTCCAAACGGGCTTTTGAATTGCAGAAAGCTGCCTTCACTGAGGAGGTCAACATTAAG ACAGCAGAGGCCCAGCTGGCCTACGAGCTCCAGAGCGCCCGGGAGCAGCAGAAGATCCGCCAGGAAGAAATTGAAATCGAGGTGGTGGAGCGCAAGAAGCAGATTGAAATCGAAGAGAAAGAGGTCATCCGAAAGGAGAAGGAGCTGATCGCCACTGTGAAGCGGCCGGCCGAGGCTGAAGCCTACCGTATCCAGCAGATCGCCGAGGGCGAGAA GGTGCAGAAAGTCCTCCTTGCTCAGGCGGAGGCAGAAAAGATCCGCAAGATTGGAGAAGCGGAGGCTTTTGTGATCGAGGCCATAGGGATGGCAGAGGCCGAGGGGATGAAGCTGAAGGCCGAAGCGCTCCAGCAGTACGGAGAAGCTGCCAAGCTGGCTCTGGTGCTGGACGCACTGCCTGAG ATCGCTGCCAAAGTGGCTGCTCCCCTCTCCAGAGTGGACGAGATCCTTATTCTCAGCGGAGAGAGCAACAGCGCGGTGTCCGAGGCGAACCGTCTGCTGGCCGAGATCCCCGCGTCCGTGCGGGCCATCACCGGCGTGGATCTCACAAAG ATTCCCCTGATTCAGAAACTCACCGGGACCCAGGAGTGA
- the FLOT2 gene encoding flotillin-2 isoform X5, with product MTLQPRCEDVETAEGVALTVTGVAQVKIMTEKELLAVACEQFLGKNVQDVKNVILQTLEGHLRSILGTLTVEQIYQDRDQFAKLVREVAAPDVGRMGIEILSFTIKDVYDKVDYLSSLGKTQTAAVRRDADIGVAEAERDAGIREAECKKEMLDVKFMADTKIADSKRAFELQKAAFTEEVNIKTAEAQLAYELQSAREQQKIRQEEIEIEVVERKKQIEIEEKEVIRKEKELIATVKRPAEAEAYRIQQIAEGEKVQKVLLAQAEAEKIRKIGEAEAFVIEAIGMAEAEGMKLKAEALQQYGEAAKLALVLDALPEIAAKVAAPLSRVDEILILSGESNSAVSEANRLLAEIPASVRAITGVDLTKIPLIQKLTGTQE from the exons ATGACGTTACAGCCCAGGTGTGAGGACGTAGAGACGGCGGAGGGGGTAGCTTTAACTGTCACAGGTGTGGCACAG GTGAAGATAATGACGGAGAAGGAGCTCCTGGCTGTGGCCTGCGAGCAGTTCTTGGGGAAGAACGTGCAGGATGTGAAGAATGTGATCCTTCAGACGCTGGAGGGCCATCTGCGCTCCATCCTAG GCACCCTGACGGTGGAGCAGATCTACCAGGACAGGGATCAGTTTGCCAAGCTGGTGCGGGAGGTGGCTGCTCCTGATGTGGGTCGCATGGGTATCGAGATCCTGAGCTTCACCATCAAG GATGTCTATGATAAAGTGGATTACCTGAGCTCCCTGGGGAAGACGCAGACCGCGGCTGTCCGGAGGGACGCAGACATCGGCGTGGCGGAAGCCGAGCGAGACGCTGGCATTCGG GAGGCAGAatgcaagaaggaaatgctggATGTCAAATTCATGGCAGATACCAAAATAGCAGATTCCAAACGGGCTTTTGAATTGCAGAAAGCTGCCTTCACTGAGGAGGTCAACATTAAG ACAGCAGAGGCCCAGCTGGCCTACGAGCTCCAGAGCGCCCGGGAGCAGCAGAAGATCCGCCAGGAAGAAATTGAAATCGAGGTGGTGGAGCGCAAGAAGCAGATTGAAATCGAAGAGAAAGAGGTCATCCGAAAGGAGAAGGAGCTGATCGCCACTGTGAAGCGGCCGGCCGAGGCTGAAGCCTACCGTATCCAGCAGATCGCCGAGGGCGAGAA GGTGCAGAAAGTCCTCCTTGCTCAGGCGGAGGCAGAAAAGATCCGCAAGATTGGAGAAGCGGAGGCTTTTGTGATCGAGGCCATAGGGATGGCAGAGGCCGAGGGGATGAAGCTGAAGGCCGAAGCGCTCCAGCAGTACGGAGAAGCTGCCAAGCTGGCTCTGGTGCTGGACGCACTGCCTGAG ATCGCTGCCAAAGTGGCTGCTCCCCTCTCCAGAGTGGACGAGATCCTTATTCTCAGCGGAGAGAGCAACAGCGCGGTGTCCGAGGCGAACCGTCTGCTGGCCGAGATCCCCGCGTCCGTGCGGGCCATCACCGGCGTGGATCTCACAAAG ATTCCCCTGATTCAGAAACTCACCGGGACCCAGGAGTGA
- the FLOT2 gene encoding flotillin-2 isoform X8, translated as MGNCHTVGPNEALVVSGGCCGSDVKQYVYGGWAWAWWCITDTQRVSLEVMTILCRCENIETSEGVPLISLEIMTLQPRCEDVETAEGVALTVTGVAQVKIMTEKELLAVACEQFLGKNVQDVKNVILQTLEGHLRSILGTLTVEQIYQDRDQFAKLVREVAAPDVGRMGIEILSFTIKDVYDKVDYLSSLGKTQTAAVRRDADIGVAEAERDAGIREAECKKEMLDVKFMADTKIADSKRAFELQKAAFTEEVNIKTAEAQLAYELQSAREQQKIRQEEIEIEVVERKKQIEIEEKEVIRKEKELIATVKRPAEAEAYRIQQIAEGEKVQKVLLAQAEAEKIRKIGEAEAFVIEAIGMAEAEGMKLKAEALQQYGEAAKLALVLDALPEIAAKVAAPLSRVDEILILSGESNSAVSEANRLLAEIPASVRAITGVDLTKIPLIQKLTGTQE; from the exons ATGGGCAACTGCCACACGGTGGGGCCCAACGAGGCGCTGGTGGTGTCAG GTGGCTGCTGCGGCTCCGATGTAAAGCAGTACGTATATGGAGGCTGGGCCTGGGCTTGGTGGTGCATCACTGACACCCAAAG AGTGTCTTTGGAGGTTATGACCATCCTCTGTCGCTGTGAGAATATTGAGACGTCGGAGGGGGTCCCACT GATTTCCCTAGAGATAATGACGTTACAGCCCAGGTGTGAGGACGTAGAGACGGCGGAGGGGGTAGCTTTAACTGTCACAGGTGTGGCACAG GTGAAGATAATGACGGAGAAGGAGCTCCTGGCTGTGGCCTGCGAGCAGTTCTTGGGGAAGAACGTGCAGGATGTGAAGAATGTGATCCTTCAGACGCTGGAGGGCCATCTGCGCTCCATCCTAG GCACCCTGACGGTGGAGCAGATCTACCAGGACAGGGATCAGTTTGCCAAGCTGGTGCGGGAGGTGGCTGCTCCTGATGTGGGTCGCATGGGTATCGAGATCCTGAGCTTCACCATCAAG GATGTCTATGATAAAGTGGATTACCTGAGCTCCCTGGGGAAGACGCAGACCGCGGCTGTCCGGAGGGACGCAGACATCGGCGTGGCGGAAGCCGAGCGAGACGCTGGCATTCGG GAGGCAGAatgcaagaaggaaatgctggATGTCAAATTCATGGCAGATACCAAAATAGCAGATTCCAAACGGGCTTTTGAATTGCAGAAAGCTGCCTTCACTGAGGAGGTCAACATTAAG ACAGCAGAGGCCCAGCTGGCCTACGAGCTCCAGAGCGCCCGGGAGCAGCAGAAGATCCGCCAGGAAGAAATTGAAATCGAGGTGGTGGAGCGCAAGAAGCAGATTGAAATCGAAGAGAAAGAGGTCATCCGAAAGGAGAAGGAGCTGATCGCCACTGTGAAGCGGCCGGCCGAGGCTGAAGCCTACCGTATCCAGCAGATCGCCGAGGGCGAGAA GGTGCAGAAAGTCCTCCTTGCTCAGGCGGAGGCAGAAAAGATCCGCAAGATTGGAGAAGCGGAGGCTTTTGTGATCGAGGCCATAGGGATGGCAGAGGCCGAGGGGATGAAGCTGAAGGCCGAAGCGCTCCAGCAGTACGGAGAAGCTGCCAAGCTGGCTCTGGTGCTGGACGCACTGCCTGAG ATCGCTGCCAAAGTGGCTGCTCCCCTCTCCAGAGTGGACGAGATCCTTATTCTCAGCGGAGAGAGCAACAGCGCGGTGTCCGAGGCGAACCGTCTGCTGGCCGAGATCCCCGCGTCCGTGCGGGCCATCACCGGCGTGGATCTCACAAAG ATTCCCCTGATTCAGAAACTCACCGGGACCCAGGAGTGA